In one window of Halomarina pelagica DNA:
- a CDS encoding ACT domain-containing protein: MTSDFEGIMEKFENSPSQQAVIRLLLERGFSVNDDGRVVSGGIGIPNTGIAREIDVDRRVVDATTNAILADEELRRIFQNISAIPSLKDLAPVLDLTVLTVYVDDADAPGIVAEVTGLLADAGISIRQTISEDPEFTDEPSLTVITDEALPGDLINQVRALPFVRKIELE; encoded by the coding sequence ATGACGAGCGATTTCGAGGGGATCATGGAGAAGTTCGAGAACAGCCCGAGCCAGCAGGCTGTCATCCGCCTGCTGCTCGAACGCGGGTTCTCCGTGAACGACGACGGCCGGGTCGTCTCCGGCGGCATCGGGATCCCGAACACGGGCATCGCCCGTGAGATCGACGTGGACCGGCGGGTCGTGGACGCGACGACGAACGCCATCCTCGCCGACGAGGAGCTGCGGCGCATCTTCCAGAACATCTCGGCCATCCCGAGCCTGAAGGACCTCGCGCCGGTGCTCGACCTGACCGTCCTCACCGTCTACGTCGACGACGCCGACGCGCCCGGCATCGTCGCCGAGGTGACCGGCCTGCTCGCCGACGCGGGCATCAGCATCCGCCAGACCATCAGCGAGGACCCGGAGTTCACCGACGAACCGAGCCTCACCGTCATCACCGACGAGGCGCTCCCCGGCGACCTCATCAACCAGGTCCGGGCGCTTCCGTTCGTCCGGAAGATCGAACTGGAGTGA
- a CDS encoding cupin domain-containing protein, whose translation MGYRLVSADDLEPEPDRPCALRRLSPAAGLERVAVNRFDAEPGEQLPLAYHYHDEQEEAFYVLSGTLHVETPAETLAVPAGSLFAVDPGSPQRAYNPEDADEAVEVLAIGAPPVRDDVHAYDPDDGA comes from the coding sequence ATGGGCTACCGCCTCGTCAGTGCGGACGACCTCGAACCGGAACCGGACCGCCCGTGTGCGCTCCGTCGCCTCTCGCCGGCGGCGGGGCTCGAACGCGTCGCCGTGAACCGGTTCGACGCCGAACCGGGCGAACAGCTCCCCCTCGCCTACCACTACCACGACGAACAGGAGGAGGCGTTCTACGTCCTCAGCGGCACGCTCCACGTCGAGACGCCGGCGGAGACGCTCGCCGTCCCCGCCGGGTCGCTGTTCGCCGTCGACCCGGGCAGCCCCCAGCGGGCGTACAACCCCGAGGACGCCGACGAGGCGGTGGAAGTGCTCGCGATCGGCGCGCCGCCGGTGCGGGACGACGTGCACGCCTACGATCCCGACGACGGGGCATGA
- the upp gene encoding uracil phosphoribosyltransferase, with protein sequence MTIEERTNASLVTHALARDTLSRIRDVETQQVSFRKGLVKLGRICGYEIIDGAMETEYVPVRTPLTEMTGERVTGLENVVIINVLRAATPFVEGLLKAFPRARQGVISAGRDEEAGMNERGEFPITIDYVKLPQITPEDTVIVADPMLATGSTMCVVLDHVLSDQPDPAKLFVLSAVSAPDGLLRVAEQFPQADLLTVAIDDHLDENGYIVPGLGDAGDRAFGTD encoded by the coding sequence ATGACCATCGAGGAGCGCACGAACGCGTCGCTCGTCACCCACGCGCTGGCCCGGGACACGCTCTCGCGCATCCGCGACGTGGAGACCCAGCAGGTGTCCTTCCGGAAGGGCCTCGTGAAGCTCGGCCGCATCTGCGGCTACGAGATCATCGACGGCGCGATGGAGACGGAGTACGTCCCCGTTCGGACGCCGCTCACCGAGATGACCGGCGAGCGCGTCACCGGACTGGAGAACGTCGTCATCATCAACGTCCTGCGCGCCGCGACGCCGTTCGTCGAGGGGTTGCTCAAGGCCTTCCCCCGCGCCCGACAGGGCGTCATCAGCGCCGGGCGCGACGAGGAGGCGGGCATGAACGAGCGCGGGGAGTTCCCCATCACCATCGACTACGTGAAGCTCCCCCAGATCACGCCCGAGGACACCGTCATCGTCGCCGATCCCATGCTCGCCACGGGGAGCACGATGTGCGTCGTCCTCGATCACGTCCTCTCGGACCAGCCCGACCCCGCGAAGCTGTTCGTCCTCTCGGCGGTGAGCGCGCCCGACGGCCTCCTGCGCGTGGCGGAGCAGTTCCCCCAGGCAGACCTGCTCACGGTCGCCATCGACGATCACCTCGACGAGAACGGCTACATCGTCCCCGGCCTCGGCGACGCGGGCGACCGTGCGTTCGGCACCGACTGA
- a CDS encoding CobW family GTP-binding protein, producing the protein MTTTDGTPVTVLSGALGAGKTTTLTHLLEHADRRLAVLVNDVGEINVDAALVESRADGVAELSNGCICCDLRDDLEIEVSRLARERDFDHLVVESSGISEPAPVARLFTTGAASAAYELDTLATVVDAAAFRRTLADGEGEGEGGRETTEADGRVENVGNAETVESAGGDDGPRPLSELLVAQVECAGVVVLNKCDLADEAALAETEELIWSLNPRARIVRTVHGDLEPEAIVGTGRFDLDTVSETDGWRRALEHAEHHRDEGEEQEHDDSAEHGHADHADRDHAEHHPAARYGVDSFAYRRRRPFHPGRLADALRDLPSSVVRSKGLLWVAGRDEVSLHYGQAGPSSRVEVQGAWIASLDESRREMQRRMHPEIEWDEEHGDRQSQLVFIGTEMDEESIVAALDAALVTDDEWNSGTYGENPFPDAGDDPLVLR; encoded by the coding sequence ATGACCACGACCGACGGAACCCCCGTGACCGTCCTGAGCGGCGCGCTGGGGGCGGGCAAGACGACGACGCTCACGCACCTGCTCGAGCACGCCGACCGACGACTCGCCGTCCTCGTCAACGACGTGGGCGAGATCAACGTCGACGCGGCGCTCGTGGAGTCGCGCGCCGACGGCGTCGCCGAACTCTCGAACGGCTGCATCTGCTGCGACCTCCGGGACGACCTGGAGATCGAGGTCTCCCGCCTCGCCCGCGAACGGGACTTCGACCACCTCGTCGTCGAGTCCTCCGGGATCAGCGAACCCGCGCCGGTCGCCCGGCTCTTCACGACCGGCGCGGCGAGCGCCGCCTACGAACTGGACACGCTCGCGACGGTCGTGGACGCCGCCGCGTTCCGTCGGACGCTCGCGGACGGGGAAGGGGAGGGAGAGGGGGGGAGGGAAACCACGGAGGCGGACGGGCGCGTCGAGAACGTCGGAAACGCCGAAACCGTCGAGAGCGCCGGGGGCGACGACGGCCCGCGTCCGCTCTCCGAGCTGCTCGTCGCGCAGGTCGAGTGCGCGGGCGTGGTCGTGCTGAACAAGTGCGACCTCGCGGACGAGGCGGCGCTGGCGGAGACGGAGGAACTGATCTGGTCGCTCAACCCCCGCGCCCGGATCGTCAGGACGGTACACGGCGACCTCGAACCGGAGGCGATCGTCGGGACGGGGCGGTTCGACCTCGACACCGTGAGCGAAACCGACGGCTGGCGGCGCGCGCTCGAACACGCGGAGCATCACCGCGACGAGGGCGAGGAGCAGGAACACGACGACAGCGCGGAGCACGGTCACGCCGACCACGCCGACCGCGACCACGCCGAGCACCACCCCGCCGCGCGGTACGGCGTGGACTCCTTCGCCTACCGCCGCCGCAGGCCCTTCCACCCCGGCCGCCTCGCCGACGCGCTGCGGGACCTCCCCTCCTCGGTGGTCCGGTCGAAGGGCCTGCTGTGGGTCGCAGGGCGGGACGAGGTCTCGCTGCACTACGGGCAGGCCGGACCGTCCTCGCGCGTCGAGGTGCAGGGCGCGTGGATCGCCAGCCTCGACGAGTCGCGCCGGGAGATGCAGCGGCGGATGCACCCCGAGATCGAGTGGGACGAGGAGCACGGCGACCGCCAGTCCCAACTGGTGTTCATCGGAACGGAAATGGACGAGGAGTCGATCGTCGCGGCGCTCGACGCCGCGCTCGTGACCGACGACGAGTGGAACTCGGGGACGTACGGCGAGAACCCGTTCCCCGACGCGGGCGACGACCCGCTGGTGCTCCGATAG
- a CDS encoding GYD domain-containing protein, whose protein sequence is MPTYLVLSDWTGEGLAEVAESPNRLDDARELAASMDGEVREFFMTMGRHDIAALIEMPDDDAMARFALALGKRGAVTTETLRAFPEEEYREIVGDVP, encoded by the coding sequence ATGCCAACGTACCTCGTACTGAGCGACTGGACCGGCGAGGGGTTAGCCGAGGTCGCCGAGAGTCCGAACCGCCTCGACGACGCCCGCGAACTCGCGGCGTCGATGGACGGGGAGGTGCGGGAGTTCTTCATGACGATGGGCAGACACGACATCGCGGCGCTGATCGAGATGCCCGACGACGACGCCATGGCGCGGTTCGCGCTCGCGCTCGGGAAGCGCGGCGCGGTCACCACCGAGACGCTCAGGGCGTTCCCCGAGGAGGAGTACCGCGAGATCGTCGGCGACGTGCCCTGA
- a CDS encoding carbon starvation CstA family protein: protein MVQIIWLVVTVLALFSVGYLGYSRYLSRFVELDDSRETPAHKYEDGQEYVPAKKPVLLGHHYSSIAGGAPIVGPITAAVVWGWLPALLWIAVGNPLMGAVHDFTALSASLRHEGKSVGYIIGEYVGERGKNMLLWFAFLTIILVVAVFALVVGIVFDAYPQAATASLLYIGLAFVFGIYLYQLDLPFLAGTVVFVAGVFASVWVGIQYPLAITPAVGEASYPAGTIVLLSGATPLPTVINPNVSAWIPIIMIYAGLASVLPVWMLLQPRDYLSSFLLYAGVGGALLAIIVGTFFGASQPLVISEKIPAFAGFWGTTGVTPLFPLLFITIACGTISGFHSLVSSGTTAKQLNRESDARLIGYGGMLGEGLLAAVALSTVALVGITVEGGGIGQALPNFATGGGVILTAFGIPPEFGAPFMGLVLVSFLLTSTDTAVRLGRYMMEEIVGTPESTVEEVAVNRYANAAIQSVPAYLLITSGSWLTLWQLFGGANQLLAALALLTATVWLANWDRSKQLVSTGLPMAVMVTITILGLSWLAFYTNVYQKFLVGNPADLGLFGTLSAFVQIALALTLIGLALSLVYMGIGNIREARERTGPAVTDGGESSDD, encoded by the coding sequence ATGGTTCAGATAATATGGCTCGTCGTCACGGTACTCGCGCTGTTCAGCGTGGGGTACCTCGGGTACTCGCGATACCTGTCGCGGTTCGTGGAACTGGACGACAGCCGCGAGACCCCGGCGCACAAGTACGAGGACGGACAGGAGTACGTCCCGGCGAAGAAGCCGGTCCTCCTCGGTCACCACTACTCGAGCATCGCGGGCGGCGCGCCCATCGTCGGCCCGATCACGGCGGCCGTCGTCTGGGGCTGGCTGCCCGCGCTGCTCTGGATCGCCGTCGGCAACCCGCTGATGGGCGCGGTCCACGACTTCACCGCGCTGTCGGCCAGCCTCCGGCACGAGGGGAAGTCCGTCGGCTACATCATCGGCGAGTACGTCGGCGAGCGGGGCAAGAACATGCTCCTCTGGTTCGCCTTCCTCACCATCATCCTCGTCGTGGCCGTGTTCGCGCTCGTCGTCGGCATCGTCTTCGACGCCTACCCGCAGGCGGCGACCGCGAGCCTGCTGTACATCGGCCTCGCGTTCGTCTTCGGGATCTACCTCTACCAGCTCGACCTGCCGTTTCTCGCGGGGACGGTCGTGTTCGTGGCGGGCGTGTTCGCCAGCGTCTGGGTCGGTATCCAGTACCCGCTCGCGATCACGCCGGCGGTCGGCGAGGCCAGCTACCCGGCGGGCACCATCGTGCTCCTCTCGGGCGCGACGCCCCTCCCGACGGTCATCAACCCCAACGTCTCGGCGTGGATCCCGATCATCATGATCTACGCGGGGCTCGCGAGCGTTCTCCCGGTGTGGATGCTCCTCCAGCCCCGCGACTACCTCTCGTCGTTCCTGCTGTACGCGGGCGTCGGCGGCGCGCTGCTGGCGATCATCGTCGGCACGTTCTTCGGTGCCAGCCAGCCGCTCGTCATCTCCGAGAAGATCCCGGCGTTCGCCGGCTTCTGGGGGACGACCGGCGTGACGCCGCTGTTCCCGCTTCTGTTCATCACCATCGCCTGCGGGACCATCAGCGGCTTCCACTCGCTCGTCTCTTCGGGAACGACGGCGAAGCAGCTGAACCGGGAGTCCGACGCCCGGCTCATCGGCTACGGCGGCATGCTCGGCGAGGGGCTGCTCGCCGCGGTGGCGCTCTCGACGGTCGCCCTCGTCGGCATCACCGTCGAGGGGGGCGGCATCGGCCAGGCGCTCCCCAACTTCGCCACCGGCGGGGGCGTCATCCTCACCGCCTTCGGCATCCCGCCGGAGTTCGGCGCTCCCTTCATGGGTCTCGTGCTGGTGAGCTTCCTGCTGACCTCCACCGACACCGCCGTCCGCCTCGGGCGGTACATGATGGAGGAGATCGTCGGCACGCCCGAGAGCACCGTCGAGGAGGTCGCGGTCAACCGCTACGCCAACGCGGCCATCCAGTCCGTCCCGGCGTACCTCCTCATCACCAGCGGCTCGTGGCTCACCCTCTGGCAGCTGTTCGGCGGCGCGAACCAGCTGCTCGCCGCGCTTGCGCTCCTGACGGCGACCGTCTGGCTCGCGAACTGGGACCGCAGCAAGCAGCTCGTGAGCACCGGCCTGCCGATGGCGGTGATGGTCACGATCACCATCCTCGGTCTCAGTTGGCTCGCGTTCTACACGAACGTCTACCAGAAGTTCCTCGTCGGCAACCCCGCGGACCTGGGGCTGTTCGGCACGCTCTCCGCGTTCGTCCAGATCGCGCTCGCGCTCACTCTCATCGGCCTGGCGCTCTCGCTGGTCTACATGGGGATCGGTAACATCCGCGAGGCCCGCGAGCGGACGGGCCCGGCGGTCACCGACGGCGGCGAGTCGAGCGACGACTGA
- a CDS encoding IMPACT family protein, whose protein sequence is MPGSFRTLAGAGEASFVVRGSEFIGHAAPADDVAEAEAFVEAIRDRHPDATHNVPAYRVRVGDRAASSAADRTGGQRPRDDTSGSAMLREYQNDDGEPSGSAGKPVLNVLQGQDLENVAVVVTRYYGGTNLGVGGLVRAYSRATKDAVASAGTVESVPHRRVRVTVDYDDSGTVRGILESESERERASVQFDAAYEERVTFDVRVPVADADALVDRLRSATSGRAEVE, encoded by the coding sequence GTGCCAGGATCGTTTCGCACGCTCGCCGGTGCGGGCGAGGCGTCGTTCGTCGTCCGCGGTTCCGAGTTCATCGGCCACGCCGCGCCCGCGGACGACGTAGCCGAGGCCGAGGCGTTCGTCGAGGCGATCCGCGATCGCCACCCCGACGCGACACACAACGTCCCGGCCTACCGCGTTCGCGTGGGGGACCGCGCGGCGTCGAGCGCCGCGGATCGGACGGGCGGGCAGCGCCCGCGCGACGACACCTCCGGATCGGCGATGCTCCGCGAGTACCAGAACGACGACGGCGAGCCCTCCGGCTCCGCGGGTAAGCCGGTGCTGAACGTCCTGCAGGGACAGGACCTGGAGAACGTCGCCGTCGTGGTCACGCGCTACTACGGCGGGACGAACCTCGGCGTGGGGGGTCTCGTCCGCGCCTACTCCCGCGCGACGAAGGACGCGGTGGCGTCGGCGGGCACCGTCGAGTCGGTCCCCCACCGACGGGTGCGCGTGACCGTCGACTACGACGACTCGGGGACCGTCCGGGGGATCCTCGAGAGCGAGAGCGAGCGCGAGCGTGCGAGCGTCCAGTTCGACGCCGCCTACGAGGAGCGGGTGACGTTCGACGTGCGCGTCCCGGTCGCCGACGCCGACGCGCTCGTCGATCGGTTGCGAAGCGCGACGAGCGGACGCGCCGAGGTCGAGTGA
- a CDS encoding SRPBCC family protein yields the protein MPEVTVSRFVRAPPRVVLRRLTPGALVAYEGSFAVREVHERDDGRYDARDDGGATVVTAGARGLELALRFEERPDGWYYTQEGDAGPFDAMETWVTVEAEDEGSRVTMRSAVDLGLPIPALSGRVAAWKRRGELNRALSALAADC from the coding sequence ATGCCCGAGGTCACCGTCTCCCGGTTCGTCCGCGCCCCGCCGCGCGTCGTCCTGCGCCGCCTCACGCCCGGGGCGCTCGTCGCCTACGAGGGGAGCTTCGCCGTCCGCGAGGTCCACGAACGCGACGATGGGCGCTACGATGCGCGCGACGACGGGGGCGCGACGGTCGTCACCGCGGGCGCGCGCGGTCTCGAACTCGCCCTGCGCTTCGAGGAGCGACCGGACGGCTGGTACTACACCCAGGAGGGCGACGCGGGTCCCTTCGACGCGATGGAGACGTGGGTCACGGTCGAGGCGGAGGACGAGGGCTCGCGCGTGACGATGCGCTCCGCCGTGGACCTCGGACTGCCGATTCCCGCCCTCTCGGGGCGGGTGGCGGCCTGGAAGCGACGCGGGGAGCTGAACCGGGCGCTCTCGGCGCTGGCGGCGGACTGCTGA
- a CDS encoding ArsA family ATPase: MRRFVFFGGKGGVGKTTVSSAYAHACAEAGLETLVVSTDPAHSTADVFDQAFSDEPRPVEGYDSLSAMEIDPDEEVTRHLMGIKRAMGDQVSPAIVNEIDRQVELAHQTPGAHEAALFDRFIDVMRNSDGYDRVVFDTSPTGGTLRLLSLPEYLGGWIDRLVEKREQSIDLFEKAAIGNREPRRTQVGDPIVARLRERKENFEFAGETLRNEAAFFLVLNPDELSIRETRRAVDSLDDYGLTVAGLVVNRLTPEPEDHEEGRGARFLRRRCATERERLAEVRESFEHPVAGVIETRVAEVKGDFLADVADELEIEVALDGPHAR, from the coding sequence ATGCGCAGGTTCGTCTTCTTCGGCGGGAAGGGCGGCGTCGGCAAGACCACCGTCTCCAGCGCCTACGCGCACGCGTGCGCCGAGGCGGGCCTGGAGACGCTCGTCGTCTCGACCGACCCGGCCCACAGCACCGCCGACGTGTTCGACCAGGCGTTCTCCGACGAACCGCGACCCGTCGAGGGGTACGACTCGCTGTCCGCCATGGAGATCGACCCCGACGAGGAGGTGACCCGCCACCTGATGGGCATCAAGCGGGCGATGGGCGACCAGGTGAGCCCGGCGATCGTCAACGAGATCGACCGGCAGGTCGAACTCGCCCACCAGACCCCCGGCGCGCACGAGGCGGCGCTGTTCGACCGCTTCATCGACGTGATGCGAAACAGCGACGGGTACGACCGCGTCGTCTTCGACACCTCGCCGACCGGCGGCACCCTCCGACTGCTCTCGCTGCCCGAGTACCTCGGCGGGTGGATAGACCGCCTCGTGGAGAAGCGCGAGCAGAGCATCGACCTCTTCGAGAAGGCGGCCATCGGCAACCGGGAACCGCGCCGGACGCAGGTCGGCGACCCCATCGTCGCCCGACTCCGCGAGCGCAAGGAGAACTTCGAGTTCGCGGGCGAGACGCTCCGAAACGAGGCGGCCTTCTTCCTCGTGCTCAACCCCGACGAACTCTCGATCCGGGAGACCCGCCGCGCCGTCGACAGCCTCGACGACTACGGTCTCACCGTCGCCGGCCTCGTCGTCAACCGACTCACGCCCGAACCGGAGGACCACGAGGAGGGCCGGGGAGCGCGGTTCCTCCGTCGGCGCTGCGCGACCGAGCGCGAGCGTCTCGCGGAGGTCCGGGAGTCGTTCGAGCACCCCGTCGCGGGGGTCATCGAGACGCGCGTCGCGGAGGTGAAGGGCGACTTCCTCGCGGACGTGGCCGACGAACTCGAGATCGAGGTGGCGCTCGACGGACCGCACGCGCGGTGA
- the hisB gene encoding imidazoleglycerol-phosphate dehydratase HisB: MTDRSATVARETSETDVEVTLAVDGAGEADVETGIGFFDHMLASFAKHGLFDLAVACDGDLHVDDHHTVEDVAIAIGRAFDEALGDRRGIVRFADRRVPLDEAVASTVVDVSGRPLFRFEGAFSQERVGEFTSHMAEHFARSLATNAGLTLHATVEGENAHHEIEALFKCLARTLDDATRIDERRSDTPSTKGAL; this comes from the coding sequence ATGACCGACCGGAGCGCCACCGTCGCGCGCGAGACGAGCGAGACGGACGTCGAGGTGACGCTCGCAGTGGACGGCGCGGGCGAGGCGGACGTAGAGACGGGTATCGGCTTCTTCGACCACATGCTCGCGTCGTTCGCCAAGCACGGCCTGTTCGACCTCGCCGTCGCCTGCGACGGCGACCTGCACGTCGACGACCACCACACCGTCGAGGACGTGGCGATCGCGATCGGGCGGGCGTTCGACGAGGCGCTCGGGGACCGGCGCGGCATCGTCCGCTTCGCCGACCGGCGCGTCCCGCTCGACGAGGCCGTCGCGAGCACCGTCGTGGACGTGTCGGGCCGCCCCCTCTTTCGCTTCGAGGGCGCGTTCTCCCAGGAGCGCGTCGGGGAGTTCACCAGCCACATGGCGGAGCACTTCGCCCGCTCGCTGGCGACGAACGCCGGGCTGACCCTCCACGCGACCGTCGAGGGCGAGAACGCCCACCACGAGATCGAGGCCCTGTTCAAGTGCCTCGCGCGGACGCTCGACGACGCGACGCGGATCGACGAGCGCCGGAGCGACACCCCGAGCACGAAGGGGGCGCTCTAA